The Brassica oleracea var. oleracea cultivar TO1000 chromosome C6, BOL, whole genome shotgun sequence genome includes a region encoding these proteins:
- the LOC106300213 gene encoding protein HHL1, chloroplastic isoform X2, giving the protein MEVSMSLNALTRLPLKNTGRLEEFGLARHSLFTSRTPCLETAQRRRKALVVEAKGKKGMAARQYQRTPPPMPKIEDDGNPRFVIFIRMANVYLWYPLSIIAGGTTAKIMVAAKDNLLGKYIYKDTIARNIAAVIYRDEKEIQKTAIKQHRVLRTATEFRYGYKLVENGNMRAALSTSDVIELPTQDQLKTVFDKVKDFFGDAKESFGKISSLNPGTDEETEGSPDEKAK; this is encoded by the exons ATGGAGGTAAGTATGTCTCTCAACGCGTTAACTCGGCTTCCACTGAAGAACACGGGAAGACTCGAAGAGTTCGGTTTAGCTAGACATTCACTGTTCACCTCGAGAACGCCATGCCTAGAGACGGCGCAGCGGAGGAGGAAGGCTTTAGTGGTGGAGGCGAAGGGGAAGAAAGGTATGGCGGCGCGTCAGTATCAACGTACGCCTCCTCCTATGCCTAAGATTGAAGATGACGGAAACCCTAGATTCGTTATCTTCATTCGTATGGCCAAT GTGTACCTTTGGTATCCTCTCAGTATAATAGCAGGTGGTACAACTGCCAAGATCATGGTTGCTGCGAAAGATAACCTCTTGGGGAAGTATATTTACAAAGACACCATTGCAAGAAACATAGCTGCTGTTATTTACAGA GATGAGAAGGAGATACAAAAGACAGCAATTAAGCAGCATCGTGTCTTGCGGACTGCCACTGAGTTTCGATATGGCTACAAACTTGTT GAAAATGGAAATATGAGAGCTGCACTGAGTACCTCAGATGTTATCGAG CTCCCAACCCAGGACCAGCTTAAAACAGTATTCGACAAAGTGAAGGACTTTTTCGGGGATGCAAAAGAGTCATTCGGAAAGATTTCATCACTGAATCCTGGGACAGATGAAGAAACCGAAGGAAGCCCTGATGAGAAAGCCAAGTAA
- the LOC106300213 gene encoding protein HHL1, chloroplastic isoform X1: MEVSMSLNALTRLPLKNTGRLEEFGLARHSLFTSRTPCLETAQRRRKALVVEAKGKKGMAARQYQRTPPPMPKIEDDGNPRFVIFIRMANVYLWYPLSIIAGGTTAKIMVAAKDNLLGKYIYKDTIARNIAAVIYRDEKEIQKTAIKQHRVLRTATEFRYGYKLVENGNMRAALSTSDVIELPTQDQLKTVFDKVKDFFGDAKESFGKISSLNPGTDEETEGSPDEKAKVQG; this comes from the exons ATGGAGGTAAGTATGTCTCTCAACGCGTTAACTCGGCTTCCACTGAAGAACACGGGAAGACTCGAAGAGTTCGGTTTAGCTAGACATTCACTGTTCACCTCGAGAACGCCATGCCTAGAGACGGCGCAGCGGAGGAGGAAGGCTTTAGTGGTGGAGGCGAAGGGGAAGAAAGGTATGGCGGCGCGTCAGTATCAACGTACGCCTCCTCCTATGCCTAAGATTGAAGATGACGGAAACCCTAGATTCGTTATCTTCATTCGTATGGCCAAT GTGTACCTTTGGTATCCTCTCAGTATAATAGCAGGTGGTACAACTGCCAAGATCATGGTTGCTGCGAAAGATAACCTCTTGGGGAAGTATATTTACAAAGACACCATTGCAAGAAACATAGCTGCTGTTATTTACAGA GATGAGAAGGAGATACAAAAGACAGCAATTAAGCAGCATCGTGTCTTGCGGACTGCCACTGAGTTTCGATATGGCTACAAACTTGTT GAAAATGGAAATATGAGAGCTGCACTGAGTACCTCAGATGTTATCGAG CTCCCAACCCAGGACCAGCTTAAAACAGTATTCGACAAAGTGAAGGACTTTTTCGGGGATGCAAAAGAGTCATTCGGAAAGATTTCATCACTGAATCCTGGGACAGATGAAGAAACCGAAGGAAGCCCTGATGAGAAAGCCAA GGTCCAAGGCTGA
- the LOC106300212 gene encoding two-component response regulator ARR11: protein MDKGFSPVGLRVLVVDDDPTWLKILEKMLKKCSYEVTTCGLAREALRLLRERKDGYDIVISDVNMPDMDGFKLLEHVGLELDLPVIMMSVDGETKRVMKGVQHGACDYLLKPIRMKELKIIWQHVLRKKLQEVRDIEGCYEGGADWFTRNDETHYLGGGEDVSFGRKRKEFDFEKKLLLQDESDPSSSTSKKARVVWSFELHQKFVNAVNQIGCDHKAGPKKILDLMNVPWLTRENVASHLQKYRLYLSRLEKGKELKCYSGGVKNMDSPPKDAEFSSLIHKGETDPKQLASSSVSDPSSDVHMPPKAKKTRVEFDPPISSSAFDSLIPWDDVIEPKPTILYESSFLQQQPLPSQSPYVANSAPTLMEDEMKPSYETCVNADEFLMPQDKNSTVILQDLVDLSAPSVISSNVTNDTETMLRSLNWELPESHHSGFIDTDLDFSWIQNEHFLANTSGNFQNFQFQDYSCSPSLLSELPPHLWFGNEPEEYTLMIDNGLFIS, encoded by the exons ATGGATAAAGGCTTCTCTCCCGTCGGTCTAAGAGTTCTTGTGGTTGACGACGACCCAACATGGCTCAAGATTCTTGAGAAGATGCTCAAGAAGTGCTCTTACGAAG TTACTACATGTGGGTTAGCTAGAGAAGCTCTGAGGCTGCTCCGGGAGCGTAAGGACGGATATGATATCGTGATCAGCGACGTGAACATGCCTGACATGGACGGCTTCAAGCTCCTTGAGCACGTTGGACTCGAACTGGACCTCCCTGTCATAA TGATGTCAGTGGACGGTGAGACGAAAAGAGTGATGAAAGGCGTTCAGCACGGAGCGTGTGATTACCTGTTGAAGCCTATAAGGATGAAGGAGCTGAAGATCATATGGCAGCACGTTCTGAGAAAGAAGCTTCAAGAAGTGAGAGACATCGAAGGCTGCTACGAAGGAGGAGCTGATTGGTTCACCAGAAACGATGAGACGCATTATCTTGGAGGAGGTGAAGATGTTTCTTTTGGGAGAAAGAGGAAAGAGTTTGACTTTGAGAAGAAGCTTCTTCTTCAGGATGAGAGTGACCCATCATCATCTACCTCCAAGAAAGCAAGAGTGGTTTGGTCTTTTGAGCTTCATCAGAAGTTTGTCAACGCTGTTAACCAGATCGGTTGCGATCACA AAGCTGGTCCCAAGAAGATATTGGATCTCATGAATGTTCCATGGCTCACTAGGGAAAACGTTGCGAGCCACCTCCAG AAGTACAGGCTTTACCTGAGCAGGTTGGAGAAAGGGAAGGAGCTGAAGTGTTATTCTGGTGGAGTAAAGAATATGGATTCACCTCCAAAAGATGCTGAATTTAGTTCTCTGATCCATAAAGGAGAGACTGATCCAAAGCAACTTGCTTCATCTTCAGTGTCTGACCCCAGCAGTGATGTTCATATGCCTCCAAAAGCGAAAAAGACGCGTGTAGAATTTGATCCTCCCATTTCCTCCAGTGCATTTGACTCTCTGATTCCCTGGGATGATGTTATTGAACCGAAGCCCACGATTCTGTACGAGAGCAGCTTTCTTCAGCAGCAACCATTACCAAGTCAAAGTCCCTATGTTGCAAACTCTGCACCAACTCTCATGGAAGACGAAATGAAGCCTTCTTATGAGACTTGTGTGAATGCAGATGAGTTTCTCATGCCACAAGACAAGAACTCTACTGTGATCCTCCAAGATCTGGTGGACTTGTCTGCTCCCTCTGTCATCTCCTCAAATGTAACGAACGATACAGAGACGATGCTGAGAAGCTTGAACTGGGAGCTTCCAGAATCACATCATTCTGGTTTTATAGACACTGACTTAGACTTCAGTTGGATTCAAAACGAGCATTTTCTTGCAAACACCTCCGGGAACTTCCAAAACTTCCAGTTTCAAGATTACAGTTGTAGCCCATCTCTCCTATCCGAGCTCCCACCTCACCTTTGGTTTGGAAATGAACCTGAGGAGTATACCCTCATGATAGACAATGGTTTATTCATATCTTGA
- the LOC106300069 gene encoding probable serine/threonine-protein kinase At4g35230 isoform X2 codes for MGCCQSSFLKPLSLRDKKTSGDVSARRGGKRSNRNNRHRVNNEGVGNGRGWHFSTVPDFSEFSAADLREATNNFSVNAVVSVCSDQTPNVVYQGCLKDDMRQIAVKKFSKSTWPDPKQFAAEARDIGKMRHTRLVNLIGYCCDGDERLLVSEYMPNDTLTKHLFHWEKQTMEWAMRLRVALYVAEALEYCRQSGRTLYHDLNAYRVLFDENGNPRLSCFGWMKDSKDGKNFSTNLAYTPPEYLRDESVVFSFGTFLLDLVSGKHVPPSHAVDTIQKQNLPVFIDSHLEGNYPDEEAATVFELASKCLENNPKDRPEIKDIISVLATLQHKLNVPSYEMLGISKLENPEKEPESSLLYDASHRMDLTALHQILEAADYNDDVTCELSFQQWSQQIKDVWNTRQQGDSAFRNKDFQSSIEKYTQFIETGIMISPTVYARRSICHLFCDQADAALRDAMQAQCVYPNWPTALYLQAVALAKLNMLEDSGTMLKEAKILEDKRLIN; via the exons ATGGGATGCTGCCAATCGTCTTTCCTGAAACCGTTGTCATTGCGTGACAAGAAAACCTCAGGGGATGTTTCCGCCCGTCGTGGCGGCAAACGCAGTAATAGGAACAACCGTCACCGTGTCAATAATGAAGGCGTAGGTAACGGCAGGGGATGGCATTTCTCCACCGTTCCGGACTTCTCCGAGTTCTCAGCAGCGGACCTTCGTGAAGCCACGAACAATTTCAGCGTAAACGCTGTCGTTTCGGTTTGTTCCGACCAAACACCCAATGTCGTTTACCAAGGCTGTCTTAAAGACGACATGCGTCAAATCGCTGTTAAAAAATTCTCCAAATCAACATGGCCCGACCCCAAACAATTCGCC GCAGAAGCTAGGGATATCGGGAAAATGAGGCATACGAGACTGGTGAATTTGATAGGTTATTGTTGTGATGGAGATGAAAGGCTGCTCGTTTCAGAGTACATGCCTAATGATACCCTTACCAAGCATCTGTTTCATT GGGAGAAACAAACCATGGAGTGGGCTATGCGGTTGAGAGTTGCACTTTATGTAGCTGAAGCTTTGGAATACTGTAGGCAGAGTGGACGCACATTGTACCATGATCTCAATGCTTACCGGGTTCTCTTTGATGAG AATGGGAATCCTCGGCTTTCATGTTTTGGGTGGATGAAAGATAGCAAAGATGGCAAAAACTTCAGCACGAATCTCGCTTATACACCGCCTGAATATCTTAGAGATG AGAGTGTTGTCTTCAGCTTTGGGACGTTTCTTTTGGATCTTGTTAGTGGTAAACATGTCCCTCCAAGTCAT GCGGTTGACACAATTCAAAAGCAAAACTTACCTGTCTTCATAGATTCACACTTGGAAGGAAACTATCCAGACGAAGAAGCAGCCACTGTGTTTGAATTAGCTTCAAAATGCCTAGAGAATAACCCAAAGGACAGGCCGGAGATTAAAGATATCATCTCAGTTCTTGCTACACTTCAACACAAGCTAAATGTTCCCTCCTATGAAATGCTCGGAATTTCGAAACTCGAAAACCCCGAAAAAGAACCAGAGAGTTCTCTACTTTACGATGCTTCTCACCGTATGGACCTCACAGCTCTCCATCAGATTCTTGAGGCGGCAGATTACAATGACGACGTCACTTGTGAGCTCTCTTTTCAGCAATGGTCTCAACAGATAAAAGATGTGTGGAACACTAGACAACAAGGCGATTCCGCTTTCCGGAACAAAGATTTTCAATCTTCTATTGAAAAATATACTCAG TTCATAGAAACAGGGATCATGATCTCTCCCACTGTTTATGCGAGAAGAAGTATTTGTCATCTCTTCTGTGACCAGGCAGATGCAGCACTCAGAGATGCGATGCAAGCACAGTGCGTTTATCCGAACTGGCCCACTGCGCTCTATCTTCAGGCTGTGGCACTTGCAAAGCTGAATATGCTAGAAGACTCAGGTACCATGTTAAAAGAAGCCAAGATCTTGGAAGACAAGAGGCTCATAAACTGA
- the LOC106300069 gene encoding probable serine/threonine-protein kinase At4g35230 isoform X1: protein MGCCQSSFLKPLSLRDKKTSGDVSARRGGKRSNRNNRHRVNNEGVGNGRGWHFSTVPDFSEFSAADLREATNNFSVNAVVSVCSDQTPNVVYQGCLKDDMRQIAVKKFSKSTWPDPKQFAAEARDIGKMRHTRLVNLIGYCCDGDERLLVSEYMPNDTLTKHLFHWEKQTMEWAMRLRVALYVAEALEYCRQSGRTLYHDLNAYRVLFDENGNPRLSCFGWMKDSKDGKNFSTNLAYTPPEYLRDGTLIPESVVFSFGTFLLDLVSGKHVPPSHAVDTIQKQNLPVFIDSHLEGNYPDEEAATVFELASKCLENNPKDRPEIKDIISVLATLQHKLNVPSYEMLGISKLENPEKEPESSLLYDASHRMDLTALHQILEAADYNDDVTCELSFQQWSQQIKDVWNTRQQGDSAFRNKDFQSSIEKYTQFIETGIMISPTVYARRSICHLFCDQADAALRDAMQAQCVYPNWPTALYLQAVALAKLNMLEDSGTMLKEAKILEDKRLIN from the exons ATGGGATGCTGCCAATCGTCTTTCCTGAAACCGTTGTCATTGCGTGACAAGAAAACCTCAGGGGATGTTTCCGCCCGTCGTGGCGGCAAACGCAGTAATAGGAACAACCGTCACCGTGTCAATAATGAAGGCGTAGGTAACGGCAGGGGATGGCATTTCTCCACCGTTCCGGACTTCTCCGAGTTCTCAGCAGCGGACCTTCGTGAAGCCACGAACAATTTCAGCGTAAACGCTGTCGTTTCGGTTTGTTCCGACCAAACACCCAATGTCGTTTACCAAGGCTGTCTTAAAGACGACATGCGTCAAATCGCTGTTAAAAAATTCTCCAAATCAACATGGCCCGACCCCAAACAATTCGCC GCAGAAGCTAGGGATATCGGGAAAATGAGGCATACGAGACTGGTGAATTTGATAGGTTATTGTTGTGATGGAGATGAAAGGCTGCTCGTTTCAGAGTACATGCCTAATGATACCCTTACCAAGCATCTGTTTCATT GGGAGAAACAAACCATGGAGTGGGCTATGCGGTTGAGAGTTGCACTTTATGTAGCTGAAGCTTTGGAATACTGTAGGCAGAGTGGACGCACATTGTACCATGATCTCAATGCTTACCGGGTTCTCTTTGATGAG AATGGGAATCCTCGGCTTTCATGTTTTGGGTGGATGAAAGATAGCAAAGATGGCAAAAACTTCAGCACGAATCTCGCTTATACACCGCCTGAATATCTTAGAGATG GTACGTTAATTCCAGAGAGTGTTGTCTTCAGCTTTGGGACGTTTCTTTTGGATCTTGTTAGTGGTAAACATGTCCCTCCAAGTCAT GCGGTTGACACAATTCAAAAGCAAAACTTACCTGTCTTCATAGATTCACACTTGGAAGGAAACTATCCAGACGAAGAAGCAGCCACTGTGTTTGAATTAGCTTCAAAATGCCTAGAGAATAACCCAAAGGACAGGCCGGAGATTAAAGATATCATCTCAGTTCTTGCTACACTTCAACACAAGCTAAATGTTCCCTCCTATGAAATGCTCGGAATTTCGAAACTCGAAAACCCCGAAAAAGAACCAGAGAGTTCTCTACTTTACGATGCTTCTCACCGTATGGACCTCACAGCTCTCCATCAGATTCTTGAGGCGGCAGATTACAATGACGACGTCACTTGTGAGCTCTCTTTTCAGCAATGGTCTCAACAGATAAAAGATGTGTGGAACACTAGACAACAAGGCGATTCCGCTTTCCGGAACAAAGATTTTCAATCTTCTATTGAAAAATATACTCAG TTCATAGAAACAGGGATCATGATCTCTCCCACTGTTTATGCGAGAAGAAGTATTTGTCATCTCTTCTGTGACCAGGCAGATGCAGCACTCAGAGATGCGATGCAAGCACAGTGCGTTTATCCGAACTGGCCCACTGCGCTCTATCTTCAGGCTGTGGCACTTGCAAAGCTGAATATGCTAGAAGACTCAGGTACCATGTTAAAAGAAGCCAAGATCTTGGAAGACAAGAGGCTCATAAACTGA
- the LOC106300068 gene encoding ATP-dependent zinc metalloprotease FTSH 1, chloroplastic, whose amino-acid sequence MASTSLRSSLFFGSNVIISSPTPKTTKPSFHITRSSLDDKPIKSLPSRAALAAILFSSSISSQSPKALAFDEPLTPTQPIVIEAQSLNPSPSSSLSPFTQNQVITAPNPKAQSSSSDLPDGSQWRYSEFLNAVKKGKVERVRFSKDGSVLQLTAVDNRRASVVVPNDPDLIDILAMNGVDISVSEGESGNDLFTIIGNLIFPILAFGGLFLLFRRAGGGPGGPGGLGGPMDFGRSKSKFQEVPETGVSFADVAGADQAKLELQEVVDFLKNPDKYTALGAKIPKGCLLVGPPGTGKTLLARAVAGEAGVPFFSCAASEFVELFVGVGASRVRDLFEKAKAKAPCIVFIDEIDAVGRQRGAGMGGGNDEREQTINQLLTEMDGFSGNSGVIVLAATNRPDVLDSALLRPGRFDRQVTVDRPDVAGRVKILQVHSRGKAIGKDVDFDKVARRTPGFTGADLQNLMNEAAILAARRELKEISKDEISDALERIIAGPEKKNAVVSDEKKRLVAYHEAGHALVGALMPEYDPVAKISIIPRGQAGGLTFFAPSEERLESGLYSRSYLENQMAVALGGRVAEEVIFGDDNVTTGASNDFMQVSRVARQMIERFGFSKKIGQVAVGGPGGNPFMGQQMSSQKDYSMATADIVDAEVRELVEKAYKRATDIITTHIDILHKLAQLLIEKETVDGEEFMSLFIDGQAELYVS is encoded by the exons ATGGCTTCAACCTCGTTACGCTCCTCACTCTTCTTCGGATCCAACGTCATAATCTCATCCCCCACTCCCAAAACCACAAAACCCTCCTTCCACATCACTCGATCGTCTCTCGATGACAAACCCATAAAGTCCCTTCCTTCACGAGCAGCTTTAGCAGCAATCCTCTTCTCATCATCAATCTCCTCCCAATCCCCAAAGGCCCTAGCTTTCGACGAGCCCCTCACCCCCACACAACCCATCGTCATCGAAGCTCAATCCCTAAACCCCTCTCCCTCCTCCTCTCTCTCCCCCTTCACCCAAAACCAGGTGATAACCGCCCCTAATCCTAAAGCCCAATCATCCTCCTCAGATCTCCCCGATGGATCTCAGTGGCGGTACAGCGAGTTCCTCAACGCGGTCAAAAAGGGCAAAGTCGAGAGAGTTAGATTCAGCAAAGACGGCTCCGTTCTCCAGCTCACCGCCGTCGATAACCGCCGCGCCTCCGTCGTTGTCCCCAACGACCCCGATCTCATCGATATCCTGGCCATGAACGGGGTCGACATCTCCGTCTCCGAGGGGGAGTCCGGTAACGACCTCTTCACCATCATCGGGAACTTGATATTCCCGATCTTGGCTTTCGGTGGGCTTTTCTTGCTCTTCAGGAGAGCTGGAGGTGGGCCTGGTGGGCCTGGAGGTTTAGGTGGGCCGATGGATTTCGGACGGTCCAAATCCAAGTTTCAGGAAGTTCCCGAGACTGGCGTTTCATTTGCTGACGTGGCTGGAGCAGACCAGGCTAAGCTTGAGTTGCAAGAAGTCGTCGACTTTTTGAAGAATCCGGATAAGTACACTGCCTTGGGCGCCAAGATTCCCAAAGGGTGTCTCCTCGTGGGTCCCCCCGGGACTGGTAAGACTCTGTTAGCTAGAGCTGTGGCTGGAGAAGCCGGAGTGCCGTTCTTCTCCTGCGCGGCGTCTGAGTTTGTTGAGCTTTTCGTTGGTGTGGGTGCCTCTAGGGTTAGGGATTTGTTCGAGAAGGCCAAGGCCAAGGCGCCTTGTATTGTTTTTATTGATGAGATTGATGCTGTTGGGAGGCAGAGAGGAGCTGGGATGGGAGGAGGGAATGATGAGAGGGAGCAGACGATTAATCAGCTCTTGACTGAGATGGATGGGTTTAGTGGTAACTCTGGTGTGATTGTGTTGGCTGCTACGAATAGGCCTGATGTTTTGGACTCTGCGTTATTGAGGCCTGGGAGGTTTGATAGGCAGGTGACGGTTGATAGGCCTGATGTGGCTGGGAGGGTAAAGATTCTTCAGGTTCATTCTAGAGGGAAGGCGATTGGTAAAGATGTGGATTTTGATAAGGTTGCGAGGAGGACTCCGGGTTTCACTGGCGCTGACTTGCAGAACTTGATGAATGAAGCGGCGATTCTTGCGGCGAGGCGTGAGCTTAAGGAGATAAGCAAGGATGAGATCTCTGATGCGCTTGAGAGGATTATTGCTGGACCTGAGAAGAAGAATGCTGTTGTCTCTGATGAGAAGAAGAGGCTTGTTGCTTACCATG AGGCTGGTCATGCTCTAGTGGGTGCTCTTATGCCAGAGTATGACCCCGTTGCTAAAATCTCCATCATTCCTCGTGGCCAAGCTGGTGGACTTACCTTCTTTGCTCCCAGTGAAGAAAGACTCGAGTCTGGTTTGTACAGTAGAAGCTACCTCGAGAATCAAATGGCTGTTGCACTTGGTGGAAG AGTTGCAGAAGAGGTGATCTTTGGGGATGACAATGTGACTACCGGAGCATCAAATGATTTCATGCAGGTGTCTCGTGTGGCACGTCAGATGATCGAGAGATTCGGTTTCAGCAAAAAGATTGGACAAGTTGCAGTTGGTGGCCCTGGTGGAAATCCCTTCATGGGTCAACAA ATGTCTTCACAGAAAGACTACTCAATGGCAACTGCTGATATTGTAGATGCTGAGGTGAGAGAGCTGGTGGAGAAGGCGTACAAGAGAGCCACGGACATCATCACAACTCACATTGATATCCTACACAAGCTTGCGCAGCTCTTGATCGAGAAAGAAACTGTTGATGGAGAAGAGTTCATGAGTCTCTTTATTGACGGCCAAGCTGAGTTGTATGTTTCTTAA
- the LOC106298031 gene encoding early nodulin-like protein 3 — protein sequence MPRMQEVIVAIQEAVRIERGNENGLKSSSSSSSKAQSSRKTLLTSFLEIESPDISRNSLEENQEYEYPLIQLFHVGDTLVWKYDGEKDSVPQVTKEAYINCNTTNPAASYTNGDRKVKLERSGPFFFISGSKSNCVQGEKLHIVVMSSRGCFFTWGTAPSPAHSPALLEAQAVLPPATGSSSSLTSRIGVLAFVGLAIV from the exons ATGCCAAGGATGCAGGAAGTGATAGTGGCGATACAAGAGGCGGTCAGGATCGAGAGAGGAAACGAGAACGGGCTAAAGTCATCGAGTTCGAGCAGCTCAAAGGCGCAGTCATCTCGTAAGACGTTGCTCACTAGCTTCCTTGAGATAGAGAGTCCTGACATCTCAAGAAACAGCTTG GAGGAAAATCAAGAATATGAATACCCTCTTATCCAATTGTTTCATGTTGGAGACACTCTCG TGTGGAAGTACGATGGGGAAAAGGACTCGGTTCCGCAAGTGACGAAAGAGGCGTACATTAACTGCAACACCACAAACCCAGCAGCCAGTTACACCAATGGAGACAGAAAGGTGAAGCTAGAGAGATCTGGACCTTTCTTCTTCATCAGTGGCTCTAAGAGCAACTGCGTCCAAGGCGAGAAGCTTCACATTGTTGTCATGTCATCTCGTGGTTGTTTCTTCACTTGGGGCACTGCCCCTTCTCCGGCACATTCTCCGGCTCTTTTGGAAGCTCAAGCTGTTCTTCCTCCTGCAACTGGTTCTTCTTCTTCTTTGACTAGTCGGATTGGGGTTTTGGCATTTGTTGGATTAGCAATCGTTTAG